One window of Mangrovibacterium diazotrophicum genomic DNA carries:
- a CDS encoding D-alanine--D-alanine ligase, whose protein sequence is MKKNIAVVYGGDSSEYIVSVQSGKNVYSSIDPEIFNPWMVEMKNSEWSVMLEGQKIADVDKGSFSFSFGGKTVKFDYAYIIIHGTPGEDGILQGYFDLLKIPYSTCGVHSSSLTFNKYFCSNYLRNFDIPMAKSVRMMKGTAIDAEQLVSKLNLPVFVKPNAGGSSFGVTKVKTIDELQPAIERAWIESDEALVEEFVEGAEFTCGLVKLKNETFIFPVTEVLPKKEFFDFEAKYTAGMTDEITPARISAELTNDIQQLASRIYDLCNCKGIVRVDFILRDGKFYFLEVNTTPGMTATSFIPQQIAAMGRELKEMLTLIILDSIG, encoded by the coding sequence ATGAAGAAAAATATAGCTGTTGTTTATGGTGGCGACTCTTCGGAGTACATTGTTTCAGTGCAGAGTGGTAAAAACGTCTATTCCTCAATCGATCCGGAAATCTTCAATCCATGGATGGTCGAGATGAAAAACTCTGAATGGTCGGTGATGCTCGAAGGGCAGAAAATTGCCGATGTGGATAAAGGATCGTTTAGTTTTTCCTTCGGTGGGAAAACCGTCAAATTCGATTACGCTTATATTATCATTCACGGAACACCGGGCGAGGACGGCATTTTGCAAGGCTATTTCGACCTGTTGAAAATTCCATATTCAACATGTGGCGTTCACTCTTCTTCACTCACTTTCAATAAATATTTTTGCAGCAACTACCTGCGCAATTTCGATATCCCGATGGCGAAATCGGTTCGCATGATGAAAGGAACTGCGATTGATGCCGAACAGTTGGTTTCAAAATTAAATCTTCCGGTTTTTGTAAAGCCGAATGCAGGCGGTTCCAGTTTTGGAGTTACCAAGGTGAAGACTATCGACGAATTGCAACCGGCCATTGAACGTGCCTGGATTGAAAGCGATGAAGCCTTGGTGGAAGAATTTGTGGAAGGTGCTGAGTTCACTTGTGGATTGGTAAAATTGAAAAACGAAACCTTCATTTTCCCGGTAACCGAAGTACTGCCGAAAAAGGAATTCTTCGATTTTGAAGCAAAATACACAGCTGGGATGACGGATGAAATTACTCCGGCCCGCATTTCGGCGGAACTCACGAATGACATTCAGCAATTGGCGTCGCGTATTTACGACTTGTGCAACTGTAAAGGAATTGTTCGTGTGGATTTCATCCTGCGCGACGGGAAGTTCTATTTCCTGGAAGTAAACACGACACCGGGCATGACCGCAACCAGTTTTATTCCGCAGCAGATTGCTGCAATGGGGCGTGAATTGAAGGAGATGCTGACACTCATTATCTTAGATAGTATCGGTTAA